Proteins encoded by one window of Actinocorallia herbida:
- a CDS encoding allophanate hydrolase-related protein, translating to MPLQAPPAIDLFVNGTLMRGLALHANLAGAAYLGTARTVPEYRLHSIGDVHPGMYRLAPGEAADRGISVPGEVYRVPADVLRAVEEGEPPGLYRGPVDLADGRTLDGILYPRDLAEGRHLDISAYGGWRAYNAARPAAARTGTAATWAWHHTGTVVPDLADAVAFHHEVLGFEATFEAYGMTDLVESLLGLPGLRCDLVQMASPVTGQHLELLSFTGVPDDTPPWLPVRPGDSHTAHLVGDLDAALAALTAAGGTLIGRPTEFAEGRSAYCLTPSGTVVELEEQPCPAPDHHPA from the coding sequence GTGCCACTCCAAGCCCCGCCCGCGATCGACCTGTTCGTCAACGGCACCCTGATGCGCGGCCTGGCGCTGCACGCCAACCTCGCGGGTGCCGCGTACCTCGGCACCGCCCGCACCGTGCCCGAGTACCGGCTCCACTCGATCGGCGACGTCCACCCCGGCATGTACCGGCTCGCCCCCGGCGAGGCCGCGGACCGCGGGATCTCCGTCCCCGGAGAGGTCTACCGGGTGCCCGCCGACGTCCTGCGCGCCGTCGAGGAGGGCGAGCCCCCGGGCCTGTACCGGGGTCCCGTCGACCTCGCCGACGGCCGCACCCTGGACGGCATCCTCTACCCCAGGGACCTGGCCGAGGGCCGGCACCTCGACATCTCCGCCTACGGCGGCTGGCGCGCGTACAACGCCGCCCGCCCCGCGGCCGCCCGCACCGGCACGGCCGCCACCTGGGCCTGGCACCACACCGGGACCGTCGTCCCCGACCTGGCCGACGCCGTCGCCTTCCACCACGAGGTCCTCGGCTTCGAGGCGACCTTCGAGGCGTACGGCATGACGGACCTCGTCGAGAGCCTGCTCGGCCTGCCCGGGCTGCGCTGCGACCTCGTCCAGATGGCCTCCCCGGTCACCGGGCAGCACCTGGAACTCCTCTCCTTCACCGGCGTCCCCGACGACACCCCGCCCTGGCTGCCCGTCCGCCCCGGCGACAGCCACACCGCCCACCTCGTGGGCGACCTCGACGCCGCGCTCGCCGCGCTGACCGCCGCGGGCGGCACCCTGATCGGCCGGCCGACCGAGTTCGCCGAGGGCCGCTCCGCCTACTGCCTCACCCCTTCCGGGACCGTCGTGGAGCTGGAGGAACAGCCCTGTCCCGCGCCCGACCACCACCCCGCCTGA
- a CDS encoding thiamine pyrophosphate-dependent dehydrogenase E1 component subunit alpha — translation MDGPTLVQRYLDMVRMRRFEEACLAGVPTREIHGELHTGIGQEAVAAGLIGALRPDDALVGTHRSHLHALAKGVEARPLLAEIYERATGLCGGFGGHMHLFDQKRRFSTTGIVGANLPVALGHAWAAQLEGRDSVAVGVTGDGGANTGGFHESLNMAGAWKLPLVVLIENNEWAISVPFTDSTATPTLAERATAYGAWGRRVDGLDVEAVDEAFAEAVAHARAGNGPAILEATCYRFRGHFEGDLDLYRPAAEKDRRRQERDPLPLTRARILARGLIAEDLLDEREEEVTEEIEALLDQVRADPMPDPATARDHVFVSAKGSRA, via the coding sequence ATGGACGGACCCACACTCGTACAGCGCTACCTGGACATGGTGCGCATGCGCCGCTTCGAGGAGGCGTGCCTGGCCGGCGTGCCCACCCGCGAGATCCACGGCGAACTGCACACCGGCATCGGCCAGGAAGCCGTCGCCGCGGGCCTCATCGGCGCGCTGCGCCCCGACGACGCCCTGGTCGGCACCCACCGCAGCCATCTCCACGCCCTCGCCAAGGGCGTCGAGGCCCGGCCGCTGCTCGCCGAGATCTACGAGCGCGCCACCGGCCTGTGCGGCGGCTTCGGCGGCCACATGCACCTGTTCGACCAGAAGCGCCGGTTCTCCACCACCGGCATCGTCGGCGCCAACCTCCCGGTCGCCCTCGGCCACGCCTGGGCCGCTCAACTGGAGGGGCGTGACTCCGTCGCGGTGGGCGTCACCGGCGACGGCGGCGCCAACACCGGCGGCTTCCACGAGAGCCTCAACATGGCCGGCGCCTGGAAACTCCCCCTCGTGGTCCTCATCGAGAACAACGAGTGGGCCATCTCCGTCCCCTTCACCGACTCCACCGCGACCCCCACCCTCGCCGAGCGCGCCACCGCCTACGGCGCCTGGGGCCGCCGGGTCGACGGCCTGGACGTCGAGGCGGTCGACGAGGCGTTCGCCGAGGCCGTCGCGCACGCCCGCGCCGGGAACGGGCCCGCGATCCTGGAGGCCACCTGCTACCGCTTCCGCGGCCACTTCGAGGGCGACCTGGACCTGTACCGGCCCGCCGCCGAGAAGGACCGGCGCCGCCAGGAACGCGACCCGCTGCCCCTGACCCGGGCCAGGATCCTCGCCCGCGGCCTCATCGCCGAGGACCTGCTGGACGAGCGGGAAGAGGAGGTCACCGAGGAGATCGAGGCGCTCCTCGACCAGGTGCGCGCCGACCCGATGCCCGACCCCGCCACCGCCCGCGACCATGTTTTCGTCTCCGCGAAAGGCTCCCGCGCATGA
- a CDS encoding alpha-ketoacid dehydrogenase subunit beta yields the protein MTTTATPTRNINVSQCVAESLRLEMERDERVLVLGEDVGLQGGVFGSTRGLQKAFGRDRVRDTPISEMAFTGAAVGLAMEGYRPVVEVMFVDFIGVCLEQVYNAAAKIRYMTGGRVGMPMVIKTAGGCIGSAAQHSQCLWGTFAHLPGLQVVAPSSPYDSKGLMAAAVRSDDPVVFIEHKGLLLQKAGTFTHGAEVPREAYTVPLGRASVVRPGSDLTLVTLSATVGESLLAAGDLAAEGVDVEVIDLRSVVPLDLDTVCASVARTGRLLVVDEDYLGFGLSGEIITRVIERLGPQALRQVSRHGTPDVPVPAALGLEEAVVPRRASIAQAVRAMGAAA from the coding sequence ATGACCACCACCGCCACTCCGACCCGCAACATCAACGTCTCCCAGTGCGTCGCGGAGTCCCTGCGCCTGGAGATGGAACGCGACGAGCGCGTCCTCGTGCTCGGTGAGGACGTCGGCCTCCAGGGCGGCGTCTTCGGCAGCACCCGCGGCCTCCAGAAGGCCTTCGGACGCGACCGGGTGCGCGACACCCCGATCTCCGAGATGGCCTTCACCGGCGCCGCCGTCGGCCTCGCCATGGAGGGCTACCGCCCCGTCGTCGAGGTGATGTTCGTCGACTTCATCGGGGTCTGCCTGGAGCAGGTCTACAACGCCGCCGCGAAGATCCGCTACATGACCGGCGGCCGGGTCGGCATGCCGATGGTCATCAAGACCGCGGGCGGCTGCATCGGCTCCGCCGCCCAGCACTCCCAGTGCCTGTGGGGCACCTTCGCCCACCTGCCCGGACTCCAGGTCGTCGCGCCGTCCTCGCCGTACGACAGCAAGGGCCTGATGGCCGCGGCCGTCCGCAGCGACGACCCCGTGGTGTTCATCGAGCACAAGGGACTGCTCCTGCAGAAGGCGGGGACCTTCACCCACGGCGCCGAGGTGCCGCGGGAGGCGTACACCGTGCCCCTCGGCCGGGCGTCCGTTGTGCGGCCCGGCTCCGACCTGACCCTGGTCACCCTGAGCGCGACCGTCGGGGAGAGCCTGCTCGCCGCCGGGGACCTGGCCGCCGAGGGCGTCGACGTCGAGGTGATCGACCTGCGCAGCGTCGTCCCCCTCGACCTCGACACCGTCTGCGCGTCGGTCGCCCGCACCGGACGCCTGCTGGTCGTGGACGAGGACTACCTCGGCTTCGGCCTCAGCGGCGAGATCATCACCCGCGTCATCGAACGCCTCGGCCCGCAGGCCCTGCGCCAGGTCTCCCGGCACGGCACCCCCGACGTGCCGGTGCCCGCCGCCCTCGGCCTCGAAGAGGCCGTCGTGCCCCGCCGGGCCTCCATCGCGCAGGCCGTCCGTGCCATGGGCGCCGCCGCATGA
- a CDS encoding SDR family NAD(P)-dependent oxidoreductase, with translation MSAPRSSRVVVIGAAGALGAAACAALAARGHAVWAADAADAAPALADLPGDGHRAVHVDVTDQQSVDDLLRTAWDAPGALLDGLVYSPGVNLTGPVAGLDWPGYERLMDVNLAGAFRTGQALARLLEKGPRPFGAVFLSSTAGLRGEAGGAAYSASKFALIGFVQSFAAEIAEHGGRANAVCPGNVDSPMLRRLAAQVADRENTTTEEILARFADASAFRRLIDPAEVGRVCAWLASAESSGLSGQNLVVDGPPAG, from the coding sequence ATGAGCGCACCACGTTCTTCCCGCGTCGTCGTCATCGGCGCCGCCGGAGCCCTCGGCGCGGCCGCCTGCGCCGCCCTCGCGGCCCGCGGCCACGCCGTCTGGGCGGCCGACGCCGCCGACGCCGCGCCCGCCCTCGCGGACCTGCCCGGCGACGGGCACCGCGCCGTCCACGTGGACGTCACCGACCAGCAGTCCGTCGACGATCTCCTGCGCACCGCGTGGGACGCCCCCGGCGCCCTCCTCGACGGGCTCGTCTACTCCCCCGGCGTCAACCTGACCGGCCCGGTCGCCGGCCTCGACTGGCCCGGCTACGAGCGCCTCATGGACGTCAACCTGGCCGGCGCCTTCCGCACCGGGCAGGCCCTCGCCCGCCTGCTGGAGAAAGGCCCCCGGCCCTTCGGAGCGGTCTTCCTGTCCTCGACCGCGGGACTGCGCGGGGAGGCGGGCGGCGCCGCCTACAGCGCCTCCAAGTTCGCCCTCATCGGCTTCGTCCAGTCCTTCGCCGCCGAGATCGCCGAGCACGGCGGCCGGGCCAACGCCGTGTGCCCCGGCAACGTCGACAGCCCCATGCTGCGCCGGCTGGCCGCCCAGGTCGCCGACCGGGAGAACACCACGACCGAGGAGATCCTGGCCCGGTTCGCGGACGCCTCCGCCTTCCGCCGCCTGATCGACCCCGCCGAGGTCGGCCGCGTCTGCGCCTGGCTGGCGTCGGCGGAGTCCTCCGGGCTCAGCGGCCAGAACCTGGTCGTCGACGGCCCTCCGGCAGGCTGA
- a CDS encoding M20 family metallopeptidase, whose product MISLDRVISDTRSLIGIDSQNPGPLEGKCAEWVGNRLTEAGLDVERMPVAEGRDNIVARVPGEGTAPRLVLLGHMDTVPVGEGWTFPPLGGAIADGRLYGRGACDMKAGLALSINLLDALAAGGRPPAGDVLLVATVDEEAPDMAGAHRLVESGLLRPDDQVLALEPTGMRLRIAQMGLRWLTLRVRGRMAHAGRAHLGIDANHLMAKIVDRLKTVFAALPYEDELLGRPRFTCGTFHGGVATNVVPPSCEAGLDVRIVPPMTPAHAQAIVDRVAAAVIAEYPGAEYVIEPLGAERPPVRASDDAPVVRGLRAAHLEHTGRAVPVGGADGHEAYTDASMVAALTGSTSCTVFGPGATDQAHTADEYVPLADLDLGARMLGTLVNNWGETAL is encoded by the coding sequence ATGATCTCCCTGGACCGCGTCATCAGCGACACCCGCTCCCTGATCGGCATCGACAGCCAGAACCCAGGACCGCTGGAAGGCAAGTGCGCCGAGTGGGTCGGCAACCGCCTCACCGAAGCGGGCCTGGACGTCGAGCGGATGCCGGTCGCCGAGGGCCGGGACAACATCGTGGCCCGGGTCCCCGGCGAGGGCACCGCCCCCCGCCTGGTGCTGCTCGGCCACATGGACACGGTCCCCGTCGGCGAGGGCTGGACCTTCCCGCCGCTGGGCGGCGCCATCGCCGACGGCCGCCTCTACGGCCGCGGCGCCTGCGACATGAAGGCCGGGCTCGCCCTCTCCATCAACCTGCTCGACGCGCTCGCCGCCGGGGGACGCCCGCCCGCGGGCGACGTCCTGCTCGTCGCCACCGTCGACGAGGAGGCCCCCGACATGGCGGGCGCCCACCGGCTCGTCGAGAGCGGGCTGCTGCGCCCCGACGACCAGGTCCTCGCCCTCGAACCCACCGGCATGCGCCTGCGGATCGCCCAGATGGGCCTGCGCTGGCTCACCCTGCGTGTCCGCGGCCGGATGGCCCACGCCGGCCGCGCCCACCTCGGCATCGACGCCAACCACCTGATGGCCAAGATCGTCGACCGGCTGAAGACCGTGTTCGCCGCCCTGCCCTACGAGGACGAGCTCCTCGGCCGGCCCCGCTTCACCTGCGGCACCTTCCACGGCGGCGTCGCCACCAACGTCGTGCCGCCCTCCTGCGAGGCCGGACTCGACGTGCGGATCGTGCCCCCGATGACCCCCGCCCACGCCCAGGCGATCGTCGACCGGGTCGCCGCGGCCGTGATCGCCGAGTACCCCGGCGCCGAGTACGTGATCGAGCCGCTCGGCGCCGAGCGGCCGCCGGTCCGGGCGTCCGACGACGCCCCGGTGGTGCGCGGGCTGCGCGCCGCCCACCTGGAGCACACCGGGCGGGCCGTGCCGGTCGGCGGCGCCGACGGGCACGAGGCCTACACCGACGCCTCCATGGTCGCCGCCCTCACCGGCAGCACCTCCTGCACCGTCTTCGGCCCCGGCGCCACCGACCAGGCGCACACCGCGGACGAGTACGTCCCCCTCGCCGATCTGGACCTCGGTGCCAGAATGCTCGGGACTCTGGTGAACAATTGGGGTGAAACTGCACTTTAA
- a CDS encoding PucR family transcriptional regulator, with protein MDGRPGDHSRLTDPTRPAFPAVESLPTVAEVLEFPSLREGRPKVVAGAAGLTRQVRWVHVSELPSIAPMLRGGELILTTGIALPSDDASLVRFVDELAGIGAAGIVVGLGPRFRDSVPQAMRAAAERHGLPLVALLRTTRFVEVTEDVHWRILENRIDELRASEQIHQIFNELTVEGAEPTDVLHQVVRMAQRPAVLENLAHQVLAYDTAGRAADTVLDQWEARSRAVQADTRTAYDAGNGWLTSTVGARGQDWGRLVLTSVPAPLPRLTMLVERAASTLAVGRLVARDEETLALHTHRTLLSGLLSPKRTSAEIAAEARAIGVPLEGRRLVPVVLTTRDSLPGNARARQAVLRTAAGVATDAVRDTRLLALVGPVEDTVIGILLSLGVGDDPQAAVERLAQRVHRGDPEGSGYVLAVGDVLSSVSEVRGVLLGAMQVADAASRTGERRLFYRLSDLRLRGLLQLMRDDARLQVFAEGELRPLLLHDEKHGTDLLHLLRTYLDSGRNKTAAAEAAHVSRAWMYERLARISTILDVDLDSDDVCTSLSVALMALDAMRDQHPPGS; from the coding sequence ATGGACGGCAGACCCGGAGATCACTCTCGGCTCACCGACCCCACCCGTCCCGCCTTCCCCGCCGTGGAGAGCCTGCCCACCGTGGCCGAGGTCCTGGAGTTCCCCTCCCTGCGCGAAGGCCGGCCGAAGGTCGTCGCCGGCGCCGCGGGCCTGACCCGCCAGGTGCGCTGGGTCCACGTGAGCGAGCTGCCGTCCATCGCCCCCATGCTGCGCGGCGGCGAACTCATCCTCACCACCGGCATCGCCCTGCCCTCCGACGACGCCTCCCTGGTCCGCTTCGTCGACGAGCTCGCCGGGATCGGCGCCGCCGGGATCGTCGTCGGCCTCGGGCCGCGCTTCCGCGACTCCGTCCCGCAGGCCATGCGGGCCGCCGCCGAACGCCACGGGCTTCCCCTGGTCGCCCTGCTGCGCACGACCCGGTTCGTCGAGGTCACCGAGGACGTGCACTGGCGCATCCTGGAGAACCGCATCGACGAACTGCGCGCCTCCGAACAGATCCACCAGATCTTCAACGAACTCACCGTGGAGGGCGCCGAGCCCACCGACGTCCTCCACCAGGTCGTCCGCATGGCCCAGCGCCCCGCCGTCCTGGAGAACCTCGCCCACCAGGTCCTCGCCTACGACACGGCGGGCCGGGCCGCCGACACCGTCCTCGACCAGTGGGAGGCCCGCTCCCGGGCCGTGCAGGCCGACACCCGCACCGCCTACGACGCGGGCAACGGCTGGCTGACCAGCACCGTCGGAGCCCGCGGCCAGGACTGGGGACGCCTCGTGCTGACGTCCGTGCCCGCGCCCCTGCCGCGGTTGACGATGCTCGTCGAGCGGGCGGCCTCCACGCTCGCCGTCGGCCGGCTCGTCGCCCGCGACGAGGAGACCCTCGCCCTGCACACCCACCGCACCCTGCTGTCCGGGCTGCTGTCGCCCAAGCGGACCAGCGCCGAGATCGCCGCCGAGGCCCGCGCCATCGGCGTGCCGCTGGAAGGACGCCGCCTCGTGCCCGTCGTCCTCACCACCCGCGACTCCCTCCCCGGCAACGCCCGCGCCCGGCAGGCCGTCCTGCGGACCGCGGCCGGCGTGGCCACCGACGCGGTCCGCGACACCCGGCTGCTCGCCCTGGTCGGCCCGGTCGAGGACACCGTGATCGGCATCCTGCTCTCCCTGGGCGTCGGCGACGACCCCCAGGCCGCCGTGGAACGCCTGGCCCAGCGCGTCCACCGCGGCGACCCCGAAGGCAGCGGGTACGTCCTGGCCGTCGGCGACGTCCTGTCCTCCGTCAGCGAGGTGCGCGGCGTCCTGCTCGGCGCCATGCAGGTCGCCGACGCCGCCTCCCGCACAGGCGAACGCCGCCTCTTCTACCGTCTCTCGGACCTGCGCCTCCGCGGCCTCCTCCAGCTGATGCGCGACGACGCCAGACTCCAGGTCTTCGCCGAAGGCGAACTACGCCCGCTCCTCCTGCACGACGAGAAACACGGCACCGACCTCCTCCACCTCCTCCGCACCTACCTCGACTCCGGCCGCAACAAGACCGCCGCCGCCGAGGCCGCCCACGTCTCCCGCGCCTGGATGTACGAACGCCTCGCCCGCATCTCCACCATCCTCGACGTGGACCTCGACTCCGACGACGTCTGCACCTCCCTCTCCGTAGCCCTCATGGCCCTCGACGCCATGCGCGACCAACACCCGCCCGGATCCTGA
- a CDS encoding TetR/AcrR family transcriptional regulator, producing the protein MSEEVTREQVIEVATRLFAGLGYDMTSLELVADSVGVPVSTVVALGGDKRQLYLRMMDRMYEEHRARIQAVLDETESPYVAAHQIADAYLDVFLENPELLALWAQRWASDATGIPEIEDLYTRPLMTMSARKIKSAVPPDLGPYAFLGVMIWCVNGFLGTGLLAPKSGMFRADNPQARTYFRTILHIIVDRMLTPPADPGE; encoded by the coding sequence GTGAGTGAAGAGGTTACGCGCGAGCAGGTCATCGAGGTCGCCACCCGATTGTTCGCGGGGCTCGGCTACGACATGACCTCCCTCGAGCTCGTCGCGGATTCGGTGGGGGTGCCCGTCTCCACGGTCGTGGCGCTGGGGGGTGACAAGCGTCAGCTCTACCTTCGGATGATGGATCGCATGTACGAGGAGCACCGGGCCAGAATCCAGGCCGTACTGGACGAGACCGAATCCCCGTACGTTGCGGCACATCAGATCGCGGACGCCTATCTGGACGTCTTTCTCGAGAACCCCGAGTTGCTGGCACTGTGGGCGCAGCGGTGGGCGTCCGATGCCACGGGAATTCCCGAGATCGAAGACCTCTATACGCGCCCCCTGATGACCATGTCCGCCAGAAAGATCAAGAGTGCGGTGCCTCCGGACCTCGGCCCCTACGCCTTTTTGGGCGTCATGATCTGGTGCGTCAACGGGTTCCTGGGCACCGGGCTCCTGGCCCCGAAATCGGGCATGTTCCGGGCCGACAACCCACAGGCCCGGACCTACTTCAGAACCATTCTGCACATCATCGTCGACCGCATGCTGACCCCTCCCGCCGACCCGGGGGAGTAG
- a CDS encoding DUF2975 domain-containing protein encodes MGKLTVGALRAVLVVVFVGTVFVQASMVWALATDPEDGTLPLTPLRLITILGMVSAQVALFCVWRLMAMVRRGNVFSTAAFRYVDGVIGAIVAAALVWFAVTALNAPGQREDPGVTLIMGGVGVAILGVALLVLVLRMLLAQAVALDAEAAQLKAELDEVI; translated from the coding sequence ATGGGGAAGCTGACGGTGGGCGCGCTGCGTGCCGTGCTCGTGGTGGTGTTCGTCGGCACCGTGTTCGTGCAGGCGTCGATGGTCTGGGCGTTGGCCACCGATCCGGAGGACGGGACGCTCCCGTTGACGCCCCTCCGCTTGATCACCATCCTGGGGATGGTGTCCGCCCAGGTCGCGCTGTTCTGTGTCTGGCGGCTCATGGCCATGGTGCGGCGCGGAAACGTGTTCTCCACCGCCGCCTTCCGCTACGTGGACGGCGTGATCGGCGCGATCGTGGCGGCCGCCCTCGTGTGGTTCGCCGTCACGGCCCTCAACGCACCCGGCCAGCGAGAGGACCCGGGCGTCACCTTGATCATGGGCGGCGTCGGCGTGGCCATCCTGGGGGTGGCGCTCCTCGTGCTCGTGCTGCGGATGCTGCTCGCCCAGGCCGTGGCGCTCGATGCCGAGGCGGCACAGCTGAAGGCCGAACTGGACGAGGTGATCTGA
- a CDS encoding helix-turn-helix domain-containing protein, producing MPIAVDIDVMLAKRKMSVGELADRVGITPANLAVLKNGRAKAVRFATLAALCEALDCQPGDLLRWETEATTANGKAQD from the coding sequence ATGCCGATCGCCGTCGACATCGACGTGATGCTGGCCAAACGGAAGATGTCCGTGGGCGAACTCGCGGACCGCGTCGGGATCACCCCCGCCAATCTGGCGGTCCTCAAGAACGGCCGCGCCAAAGCGGTACGCTTCGCGACACTCGCCGCGCTCTGCGAAGCACTCGACTGCCAGCCAGGCGACCTGCTGCGCTGGGAGACCGAAGCCACCACGGCGAACGGCAAGGCCCAGGATTGA
- a CDS encoding PucR family transcriptional regulator encodes MSTVRLTDLDLTEDQAAELGEALRGSLPEVTAEAVREIENQIPTLVRPHDPRYAAFLAQAVQWGIGRFIELLAGGDAHLEELHDFYRDLGELLAEEGVAQDDWQATFRISTGVAINRLTEAVGSHPGVTPTAIARVAQDVLYYLEQITGAMTEGYAGARVGDTLHHRRKLLDLLIGEGPRPEDIHQVAAEAGWPVPRTIAVVALRRRTDIVKLRPALPADALPGLHLPDPCIVIPDPAGPGRRHGLATELRDWTAAVGPTVGITDAARSLRWARRALDLSAEGLLGGDRLFHTDDHTLPIVLLHGGEMMEHLVDTLLSPVDALRTTTRDALLETLLRCLQCGFNASDVAARLRLHPQSIRYRIRQLEEVFGPAIRDPERNFEYQAALTYRLRTRPRTNPEDPPQGDIET; translated from the coding sequence GTGAGCACCGTGCGGCTGACCGATCTGGATCTGACCGAGGACCAAGCCGCTGAACTCGGTGAAGCGCTGCGCGGGAGCCTTCCCGAGGTCACCGCCGAAGCGGTCCGCGAAATCGAGAACCAGATCCCGACGCTGGTCCGGCCGCACGATCCCCGGTATGCCGCCTTCCTCGCCCAGGCGGTCCAATGGGGCATCGGAAGGTTCATCGAGCTGCTCGCGGGCGGCGACGCCCATCTTGAGGAGTTGCACGACTTCTACCGCGACCTCGGCGAACTCCTCGCGGAGGAGGGCGTCGCGCAGGACGACTGGCAGGCCACCTTCAGGATCAGCACCGGCGTGGCGATCAACCGGTTGACCGAGGCGGTCGGCTCCCATCCGGGAGTCACCCCCACCGCGATCGCCCGGGTCGCCCAGGACGTCCTGTACTACCTCGAGCAGATCACCGGCGCCATGACCGAGGGCTATGCCGGCGCCCGGGTCGGCGACACCCTGCACCACCGCCGCAAGCTCCTCGATCTGCTCATCGGCGAAGGGCCCCGCCCCGAGGACATCCACCAGGTCGCCGCGGAGGCCGGCTGGCCCGTCCCCAGAACGATCGCCGTCGTGGCCCTGCGACGACGCACCGACATCGTGAAGCTCCGGCCCGCCCTCCCCGCGGACGCCCTCCCCGGCCTCCATCTCCCGGACCCCTGCATCGTCATCCCCGACCCCGCCGGGCCCGGCCGCCGCCACGGGCTCGCGACCGAGCTGCGCGACTGGACCGCGGCCGTCGGCCCGACCGTCGGCATCACCGACGCCGCCCGATCCCTGCGCTGGGCCCGCCGCGCCCTCGACCTCTCCGCCGAGGGCCTCCTCGGCGGCGACCGGCTCTTCCACACCGACGACCACACCCTGCCCATCGTGCTCCTGCACGGCGGCGAAATGATGGAGCATCTCGTCGACACCCTGCTGTCCCCCGTCGACGCCCTGCGGACCACCACCCGCGACGCGCTCCTGGAAACCCTGCTGCGCTGCCTGCAGTGCGGATTCAACGCCTCCGACGTCGCCGCCCGCCTGCGCCTGCACCCCCAGAGCATCCGCTACCGCATCCGCCAGCTCGAGGAGGTCTTCGGGCCCGCCATCCGGGACCCCGAGCGCAACTTCGAATACCAGGCGGCCCTCACCTACCGGCTCCGCACCCGGCCCCGCACCAACCCGGAAGACCCTCCACAGGGCGACATCGAGACCTGA